In Streptomyces sp. NBC_00483, a single window of DNA contains:
- a CDS encoding LysR substrate-binding domain-containing protein: MDIAQLRDFIAVVDAGSLSRAAGVLHVSQPAISQRMAQLEAHLGVRLLDRGPRGVRPTSQGRTLYRDAQQLVRQFDRLAQDITGGRQPVHGPVAIGLPTTVTAPLAPALFSWVRAHYPGIHLQLFESMSGYVHELLLAGRLDLAAVFREDDAPRSAELPLYSEELYLIGHPDPAPERPDEVSLHDLRQVPLVTPGARSNLRALVDRAFAAHGLVPRNVGDVESLGTLIRIAESGEACTILPRSVVAVHGAQHRIGVRRIIDPALRRHIAVRTATDSYEPRDTVVAVRRGIVEVTRELADTGRWPGIRLA, from the coding sequence GTGGACATCGCCCAGCTACGCGACTTCATCGCCGTCGTCGACGCCGGTAGCCTGTCCCGGGCCGCCGGCGTGCTGCATGTGTCGCAGCCCGCGATCAGCCAGCGCATGGCCCAACTCGAAGCACACCTTGGCGTCCGGCTCCTCGACCGCGGCCCGCGCGGCGTACGGCCGACGTCCCAGGGCCGGACGCTCTACCGGGACGCGCAGCAACTGGTGCGGCAGTTCGACCGCCTCGCGCAGGACATCACCGGCGGCCGGCAGCCGGTCCACGGCCCGGTCGCGATCGGCCTGCCCACCACGGTGACCGCGCCGCTCGCCCCCGCCCTGTTCTCCTGGGTGCGCGCCCACTACCCGGGCATCCACCTGCAGCTCTTCGAGTCGATGAGCGGCTACGTCCACGAGCTGCTGCTCGCAGGCCGCCTCGATCTGGCAGCGGTGTTCCGCGAGGACGACGCGCCACGCTCGGCCGAACTCCCGCTCTACTCGGAGGAGTTGTACCTGATCGGTCACCCTGACCCCGCTCCGGAAAGACCGGACGAGGTGTCCCTGCACGACCTGCGGCAGGTGCCGCTGGTGACGCCGGGCGCGCGCAGCAACCTGCGGGCCCTGGTGGACCGGGCGTTCGCCGCCCACGGGCTGGTGCCCAGGAACGTCGGCGACGTGGAATCCCTCGGCACGCTGATCCGTATCGCGGAGAGCGGCGAGGCCTGCACGATCCTGCCGCGCTCGGTGGTCGCGGTCCACGGCGCCCAGCACCGCATCGGCGTCCGCCGCATCATCGACCCCGCGCTGCGCCGCCACATCGCGGTACGCACGGCCACCGACAGCTATGAGCCACGAGACACCGTGGTGGCGGTCCGCCGCGGCATCGTCGAGGTCACCAGGGAACTGGCCGACACGGGCCGGTGGCCGGGCATCCGCCTGGCCTGA
- a CDS encoding HpcH/HpaI aldolase/citrate lyase family protein — protein sequence MTADSVNPLETAVSWLFVPASRPDRFAKAAASGADAVIIDLEDAVAADDKATARDHLRAAWPRDADVPVAVRVNGPRTAEFADDLAACRTLSPAAVVLPKTESAAQVREAAAASGVRVLPLIETARGLVNLDGITAEPASVRLLFGSIDLALDLGVSDDRALDTARADLVRWSAADGRPAPVDGVTTAVRDADAVTRAAARARAWGFGGKLCIHPAQLPHVRAAFAPTEDELNWARRVLDAGHDAATTVDGEMIDRPVVERARRILHQVEPAARHATS from the coding sequence ATGACCGCCGACTCGGTGAACCCACTGGAAACGGCGGTGAGTTGGCTGTTCGTGCCGGCCTCCCGCCCTGACCGGTTCGCGAAGGCGGCCGCCAGCGGCGCCGACGCCGTCATCATCGACCTGGAGGACGCCGTCGCTGCGGACGACAAGGCGACCGCCCGTGACCACTTGCGCGCAGCCTGGCCTCGGGACGCCGACGTGCCGGTGGCGGTACGGGTCAACGGCCCCCGAACCGCCGAGTTCGCGGACGACCTCGCCGCCTGCCGGACCCTGTCGCCCGCGGCTGTCGTGCTGCCCAAGACCGAGTCGGCGGCGCAGGTGCGTGAGGCGGCCGCAGCTAGCGGAGTCCGCGTACTCCCGTTGATCGAGACCGCGCGAGGGCTGGTCAACCTCGACGGCATCACCGCCGAACCCGCCTCCGTGAGGCTGCTCTTCGGCAGCATCGACCTCGCCCTCGACCTGGGCGTGTCCGACGACCGGGCGCTGGACACGGCCCGAGCCGACCTCGTCCGCTGGTCGGCGGCGGACGGACGGCCCGCACCCGTGGACGGAGTCACCACGGCCGTCCGTGACGCGGATGCCGTCACCCGGGCGGCCGCTCGCGCCCGAGCCTGGGGCTTCGGCGGAAAACTCTGCATCCACCCTGCGCAACTCCCGCACGTGCGGGCGGCCTTCGCGCCCACCGAGGACGAGCTGAACTGGGCCCGGCGCGTGCTCGACGCAGGCCACGACGCGGCGACGACCGTGGACGGTGAGATGATCGACCGGCCTGTCGTCGAACGAGCCCGCCGCATCCTCCACCAGGTCGAGCCCGCCGCACGGCACGCAACGTCATAG
- a CDS encoding CaiB/BaiF CoA transferase family protein has protein sequence MQPLRDITVVSLEQAIAAPYATRQLADLGARVIKVERPGTGDFARAYDTRVRGLSSHFVWVNRNKESLTLDIKDPRGMDALRRLLADADVFVQNLAPGAAERAGLGWDELHAAHPELIVCDISGYGTPGPYATAKAYDLMVQSESGLLSVTGTAEEMAKVGISVSDIAAGMYAYSAILAALLERGRTGEGVHVDVSMLEATVEWLGFPLYYAYDGAEPPPRAGAAHATIYPYGPFTAGDGKVVMMCIQNEREWAAFCERFLLRPELTTHPDYAGNAARNAHREALGAIIAARFAELTAAEAVELLAAVPVAHARVNSLAEVWEHPQLTARGRWHQVETPAGPIPALAPPGLVDDTPRMDPVPGVGEHTRAILAEAGLTDAEIDELTSRGAA, from the coding sequence ATGCAACCCCTCCGCGACATCACCGTCGTCTCGCTCGAGCAGGCCATCGCCGCTCCGTACGCCACCCGACAGCTCGCCGACCTCGGCGCCCGCGTGATCAAGGTGGAGCGTCCCGGCACCGGCGACTTCGCCCGCGCCTACGACACCCGTGTGCGCGGACTCAGCTCCCACTTCGTGTGGGTCAACCGCAACAAGGAGTCGCTCACCCTCGACATCAAGGACCCCCGGGGGATGGACGCCCTGCGCCGACTCCTCGCCGACGCCGACGTCTTCGTGCAGAACCTGGCGCCCGGCGCGGCCGAGCGGGCCGGCCTCGGCTGGGACGAACTGCACGCCGCCCACCCGGAGTTGATCGTCTGCGACATCTCCGGCTACGGCACTCCCGGCCCGTACGCCACGGCGAAGGCGTACGACCTGATGGTGCAGAGCGAATCCGGGCTGCTGTCGGTGACCGGTACCGCCGAGGAGATGGCGAAGGTCGGCATCTCCGTGTCCGACATCGCCGCCGGGATGTACGCCTACAGCGCGATCCTCGCCGCCCTGTTGGAGCGTGGCCGCACCGGCGAGGGTGTCCATGTCGACGTATCGATGCTTGAAGCCACGGTGGAGTGGCTGGGCTTCCCTCTGTACTACGCGTACGACGGCGCCGAGCCGCCGCCGCGCGCGGGCGCGGCGCACGCGACCATCTATCCGTACGGTCCCTTCACCGCAGGGGACGGCAAGGTCGTCATGATGTGCATCCAGAACGAGCGCGAGTGGGCGGCCTTCTGCGAGCGCTTCCTGCTGCGCCCGGAGCTGACGACGCACCCGGACTACGCAGGCAACGCCGCCCGCAACGCACACCGCGAGGCACTGGGCGCGATCATCGCGGCACGGTTCGCGGAGCTCACTGCCGCCGAGGCCGTCGAGCTGCTGGCCGCCGTCCCGGTGGCACACGCCCGGGTCAACTCGCTGGCCGAGGTGTGGGAGCACCCGCAGCTGACCGCCCGCGGCCGCTGGCACCAGGTGGAGACCCCGGCAGGACCGATCCCCGCGCTGGCCCCGCCGGGACTGGTCGACGACACCCCACGCATGGACCCGGTGCCCGGCGTCGGCGAGCACACCCGGGCCATCCTCGCCGAAGCGGGCCTGACGGACGCCGAGATCGACGAACTCACCAGCCGGGGTGCCGCATGA
- a CDS encoding GntP family permease → MTALHTAIAILVVVLLILVPKVEPVIALVIGSLYLGIATGLGFEGTINTIVDGFGDIMAEVGLLIGFGVLLGSLLNSMGALQKLVEKLMRILGPGKLPYALAGALSAVFPSIYVDVQLVLAAPLAKSAAPRMGRYGLPMMGGALSAGILVGYVFVVPGLGTLAVAGLLHVPLSTMLVYGFVLGPLAALLTTFLYGRLLRLGLWNADTDEVPVNEDAPDNEDARDEPADVAATATAAVPAPEDEHPGARRPLPPLYLSLLPIVVPLLLIATGAIADAAGVESDLLAFLGNPAFALFAGLVGAYTLAKRVLTNERVDQAVTEGFHSTGQILLVTGVGGSLGAVIGKTGLDKVLSGIFSADAGMSTVVTILLVWLVAALLHLAIGSIGVAAIAAAGIIAPIMGDLAVPPAVLALAIGSGSLFALQVNSNFFWMFQPLLGVTTRGALKALTFVTAMASVVSLVLVIAVSFVV, encoded by the coding sequence GTGACAGCTCTGCATACCGCGATAGCCATCCTCGTGGTTGTCCTACTGATTCTGGTGCCGAAAGTGGAACCGGTGATCGCCCTGGTCATCGGCTCGCTCTATCTCGGCATCGCGACCGGCCTCGGCTTCGAGGGCACCATCAACACGATCGTCGACGGCTTCGGCGACATCATGGCCGAGGTGGGGCTGCTGATCGGCTTCGGCGTGCTGCTCGGTTCACTGCTGAACTCCATGGGGGCGCTGCAGAAACTGGTCGAGAAGCTGATGCGCATCCTCGGCCCGGGAAAGCTTCCCTACGCGCTCGCCGGAGCCCTCAGCGCCGTCTTCCCGTCGATCTACGTGGACGTCCAACTCGTCCTCGCCGCCCCGCTGGCCAAGTCCGCCGCGCCGCGCATGGGACGCTACGGCCTGCCCATGATGGGCGGCGCACTGAGCGCGGGAATCCTGGTCGGCTACGTGTTCGTGGTGCCCGGCCTCGGCACCTTGGCGGTCGCCGGACTGCTGCATGTGCCGCTCAGCACGATGCTGGTGTACGGCTTCGTCCTCGGCCCGCTCGCGGCGCTGCTGACCACGTTCCTCTACGGTCGGCTGCTGCGCCTCGGCTTGTGGAACGCGGACACCGACGAAGTGCCCGTCAACGAGGACGCGCCCGACAACGAGGACGCGCGGGACGAACCGGCCGATGTCGCCGCCACCGCCACCGCGGCCGTGCCCGCGCCCGAGGACGAACACCCCGGCGCCCGCCGCCCGTTGCCGCCGCTGTACCTCTCGCTGCTGCCGATCGTCGTCCCGCTGCTGCTCATCGCCACCGGCGCCATCGCCGACGCCGCGGGCGTGGAGTCGGATCTGCTCGCCTTCCTCGGCAACCCGGCGTTCGCGCTGTTCGCAGGCCTGGTCGGTGCGTACACCTTGGCGAAGCGGGTGCTCACCAACGAGCGGGTGGACCAGGCGGTGACCGAGGGCTTCCACAGCACCGGGCAGATCCTGCTCGTCACCGGCGTGGGCGGATCGCTCGGGGCCGTCATCGGCAAGACCGGCCTCGACAAGGTGCTCTCCGGGATCTTCTCCGCCGACGCGGGCATGTCCACCGTGGTGACGATCCTGCTCGTGTGGCTGGTCGCGGCGCTGCTGCACCTGGCCATCGGCTCCATCGGTGTCGCCGCCATCGCGGCCGCCGGGATCATCGCCCCGATCATGGGCGACCTCGCCGTGCCGCCCGCGGTGCTGGCGCTGGCGATCGGTTCGGGCTCGCTCTTCGCCCTCCAGGTCAACAGCAACTTCTTCTGGATGTTCCAACCGCTCCTCGGAGTGACCACCCGAGGCGCGCTCAAAGCACTCACCTTCGTGACCGCGATGGCATCGGTCGTCTCGCTGGTACTGGTCATCGCCGTGAGCTTCGTGGTGTGA
- a CDS encoding alpha/beta fold hydrolase — translation MIPSQQTAGSDGSGAVRRVGAREVIALPGTFGSPLIFERLAELLDERFEMHALSWMTDAPSHRIEEVAEWVAGSICHAGQDPVLLVGHSTGGAIALQLALTRPDLVGALMLINTGPNMHHHGDVTSLIASMRRDGTADVVRAVMDRSFHRRPSPEVRERLLEYGHGVPVQAALDALSSQHATDFAPRMGQLRMPVSVVHGRFDAVRTVDDAEAMTAAVPGARLSLVDAGHSPMYETPELVAQALGDLHERHKDA, via the coding sequence ATGATCCCCTCTCAGCAGACCGCGGGTTCGGACGGGTCGGGCGCCGTGAGGCGGGTCGGGGCCCGGGAGGTGATCGCGCTTCCGGGCACCTTCGGCTCACCGTTGATCTTCGAACGGCTGGCTGAGCTGCTCGACGAGCGCTTCGAGATGCACGCCCTGTCGTGGATGACCGACGCGCCCTCGCACCGCATCGAGGAAGTGGCGGAGTGGGTCGCCGGATCGATCTGCCACGCAGGGCAGGATCCCGTCCTCCTCGTCGGGCACTCCACCGGCGGCGCCATCGCGCTGCAACTCGCCCTGACCCGGCCCGATCTGGTCGGCGCACTGATGCTGATCAACACGGGGCCGAACATGCACCACCACGGTGATGTCACGTCCTTGATCGCCTCGATGCGGAGGGACGGGACCGCGGACGTCGTACGGGCGGTCATGGACCGCTCGTTCCACCGGAGGCCGTCGCCCGAGGTGCGCGAGCGCTTGCTCGAGTACGGGCACGGTGTCCCGGTCCAAGCGGCGCTCGACGCGCTGAGCAGCCAGCATGCCACCGACTTCGCCCCGCGGATGGGGCAGTTGCGGATGCCGGTGTCGGTTGTGCACGGGCGCTTCGACGCCGTACGGACCGTCGACGACGCGGAGGCGATGACCGCGGCCGTGCCCGGCGCCCGGTTGTCGCTCGTGGACGCCGGCCACAGCCCGATGTACGAGACTCCGGAGCTGGTGGCGCAGGCGCTTGGTGACTTGCACGAACGCCATAAGGACGCCTGA
- a CDS encoding phosphocholine-specific phospholipase C, which translates to MTELNRRRFLQIAGATAALTALNGSIDRAAAIPASRRSGTVQDVEHIVVLMQENRSFDHYFGTLKGVRGFGDPRPVTLPSGKPVWHQSSGGKETLPYHPDADDLGMQFIAGLDHDWAGGHSAFANGRYDNWIAAKSTGTMAYLTREDIPFHHALADRFTVCDDYHSSFMGATDPNRYYMLSGYVGNDGTGGGPVLGNEEAGYGWTTYAERLEKAGVSWKVYQDIGDGLDADGGWGWIDDAYRGNYGDNSLLYFNNFRNAKPGDPLYDKARTGTNAKAGDGYFDLLKADVKAGKLPQISWIAAPEAFCEHPNWPANYGAWYISQVIDALTSNPEVWSKTALFITYDENDGYFDHVVPPYPPASADQGLSTVDTELDYYPGGTRAAGPYGLGQRVPMVVVSPWSTGGYVCSETFDHTSILRFMERRFGVQETNISPWRRAICGDLTSAFDFSMKVTDPAELPDTTGYTPPDRDRHPSYVPKPPAQGALPRQEAGSRPSRPLAYAPYVDGAADIATGKYRLTLSGGDRSGAAFQVRSLSRGDGPWTYTAEAGKSIADSWNSTYSEGRYDLTAHGPNGFLRAFQGDNKTAGPEVTARHDAGTGNLALTLTNPTSAAVRLTVTNAYGGGVQTYTVPAGGTVRQTVDLKSTRRWYDLTVRAEGVTGWLRRLAGHVENGTPAVSDPGIATV; encoded by the coding sequence ATGACCGAACTCAACCGGCGTCGCTTCCTGCAGATCGCCGGAGCCACCGCCGCTCTCACGGCGCTCAACGGCTCCATCGACCGCGCCGCCGCCATCCCCGCCTCCCGCCGCAGCGGCACCGTCCAGGACGTCGAGCACATCGTGGTGCTCATGCAGGAGAACCGGTCCTTCGACCACTACTTCGGCACCCTGAAGGGCGTCCGCGGATTCGGTGACCCGCGCCCGGTCACCCTGCCGAGCGGCAAGCCGGTCTGGCACCAGTCCAGCGGCGGCAAGGAGACCCTGCCGTACCACCCGGACGCGGACGACCTCGGCATGCAGTTCATCGCCGGGCTCGACCACGACTGGGCCGGTGGCCACAGCGCCTTCGCCAACGGCAGGTACGACAACTGGATCGCCGCCAAGAGCACCGGAACGATGGCGTACCTGACCCGGGAGGACATCCCCTTCCACCACGCCCTCGCCGACCGGTTCACGGTCTGCGACGACTACCACTCCTCATTCATGGGCGCGACCGACCCCAACCGCTACTACATGCTGAGCGGATACGTCGGCAACGACGGCACGGGCGGCGGCCCCGTCCTCGGCAACGAGGAGGCGGGCTACGGCTGGACGACGTACGCCGAGCGCCTGGAGAAGGCCGGTGTCTCCTGGAAGGTCTACCAGGACATCGGCGACGGCCTCGACGCCGACGGCGGCTGGGGCTGGATAGACGACGCCTACCGGGGCAACTACGGGGACAACTCGCTCCTCTACTTCAACAACTTCCGCAACGCCAAGCCCGGCGACCCGCTCTACGACAAGGCGCGCACCGGCACGAACGCCAAGGCGGGGGACGGCTACTTCGACCTCCTCAAGGCCGACGTAAAGGCCGGCAAGCTGCCGCAGATCTCCTGGATCGCCGCGCCCGAAGCGTTCTGCGAGCACCCCAACTGGCCCGCGAACTACGGCGCCTGGTACATCTCCCAGGTCATCGACGCCCTCACCTCGAACCCCGAAGTGTGGAGCAAGACCGCCCTGTTCATCACGTACGACGAGAACGACGGCTACTTCGACCACGTCGTGCCGCCCTACCCGCCGGCGTCCGCGGACCAGGGCCTGTCCACCGTCGACACTGAGCTCGACTACTACCCCGGTGGAACGCGTGCCGCCGGCCCCTACGGTCTTGGCCAGCGCGTCCCCATGGTCGTCGTGTCGCCCTGGTCCACCGGCGGCTACGTGTGCTCGGAGACCTTCGACCACACCTCGATCCTGCGGTTCATGGAGCGGCGGTTCGGGGTGCAGGAGACCAACATCTCGCCCTGGCGCCGCGCCATCTGCGGCGACCTCACCTCGGCCTTCGACTTCTCCATGAAGGTGACCGACCCGGCCGAGCTGCCCGACACCACCGGCTACACCCCGCCGGACCGCGACCGCCACCCCAGCTACGTACCGAAGCCGCCCGCACAGGGCGCGTTGCCCCGTCAGGAGGCCGGCTCGCGCCCCAGCCGCCCGCTCGCCTACGCCCCGTACGTCGACGGCGCGGCCGACATCGCGACCGGCAAGTACCGGCTCACCCTCAGCGGCGGCGACCGGTCCGGTGCCGCCTTCCAGGTGCGCTCGCTCAGCCGCGGCGACGGCCCCTGGACGTACACGGCCGAGGCCGGGAAGTCGATCGCGGACAGCTGGAACTCGACCTACTCCGAGGGCCGTTACGACCTCACCGCGCACGGCCCGAACGGCTTCCTGCGCGCCTTCCAGGGTGACAACAAGACCGCGGGCCCCGAGGTGACCGCGCGCCACGACGCGGGCACGGGCAACCTCGCCCTCACCCTGACGAACCCGACGTCCGCGGCCGTCCGACTCACCGTCACCAACGCGTACGGCGGCGGCGTGCAGACGTACACCGTGCCCGCCGGTGGCACGGTCCGGCAGACCGTCGACCTGAAGAGCACCCGGCGCTGGTACGACCTGACGGTGCGCGCCGAGGGTGTCACCGGCTGGCTGCGCCGTCTGGCCGGGCACGTGGAGAACGGCACGCCGGCGGTGAGCGACCCGGGTATCGCGACCGTCTGA
- a CDS encoding TetR/AcrR family transcriptional regulator: MPTRDAADSPRNRIVEAAVELLESGGPDAVSTRAVAAAAGLQPPAIYRLFGDKDGLLEAVAEHGYAQFLESKRAQLDPAPQDPVEELRRGWDMVVEFGVSRPGLFAVMNRATGREADVAHHAGLEILHGRVRRLAAAGWLRVDEELAAQIIQATGQGAVITWQATPAERRDPALLTVLRESMVAAITRAEPAFSAAESGPAPAARALRAALPDKVDVLSEAEQGLLREWLTRLAADGGGPQA; encoded by the coding sequence ATGCCTACCCGTGACGCCGCAGACAGCCCCCGGAACCGCATCGTCGAAGCGGCCGTCGAGCTGCTGGAGAGCGGGGGGCCGGACGCGGTCAGCACCCGCGCGGTCGCCGCCGCCGCCGGGCTGCAGCCACCGGCGATCTACCGGCTCTTCGGCGACAAGGACGGACTCCTGGAGGCGGTCGCCGAGCACGGCTACGCGCAGTTCCTGGAGAGCAAGCGCGCCCAGCTCGACCCCGCGCCGCAGGATCCGGTGGAGGAGCTGCGCCGTGGCTGGGACATGGTGGTGGAGTTCGGTGTCTCGCGCCCCGGGCTCTTCGCGGTGATGAACAGGGCCACCGGCCGCGAGGCGGACGTGGCACACCATGCGGGCCTGGAGATCCTTCATGGCCGGGTGCGCCGACTCGCGGCGGCAGGCTGGTTGCGGGTCGACGAGGAGTTGGCGGCGCAGATCATCCAGGCCACCGGCCAGGGCGCCGTCATCACCTGGCAGGCCACCCCGGCGGAACGCCGCGACCCGGCGCTGCTGACCGTGCTCCGCGAGTCCATGGTCGCCGCCATCACCCGCGCCGAACCCGCCTTCTCCGCCGCGGAGTCCGGCCCCGCCCCGGCGGCCCGGGCACTGCGCGCGGCGCTGCCCGACAAGGTGGATGTCCTCAGCGAGGCCGAGCAGGGCCTGCTGCGGGAGTGGCTGACCCGCTTGGCGGCGGACGGTGGCGGGCCTCAGGCCTGA
- a CDS encoding SDR family oxidoreductase → MIIVTGATGKLGRRVVERLLERVPAERVGVSVRDPQKAQDLADRGVRVRQGSFDDPASLVHAFEHAEQLLLVSLDRTGEECVAGHRTAIDAAVKAGVGRILYTSQMGAAHDSLFQPCRDHARTEDLLRATGLPWTALRNGFYAASALQFLEPSRHSGDIALPADGPVAWTGHDDLAEATAAILTDEGRYEGPTPPLTGPAALDFDAVAELAAQAAGRPFTRTVVPDDTFREQAVAHGVPAPMADLMLSIFAAARGGEFSAVDPTLTELIGREPAGFRALLDGSWNEVVEEVPGR, encoded by the coding sequence GTGATCATCGTGACCGGAGCCACCGGAAAGCTCGGCCGTCGCGTCGTCGAACGCCTGCTGGAGCGCGTCCCCGCCGAGCGTGTCGGCGTCAGCGTCCGCGACCCCCAAAAGGCCCAGGACCTCGCCGACCGCGGAGTCCGCGTGCGGCAGGGCAGCTTCGACGACCCCGCCTCACTCGTGCACGCCTTCGAGCACGCCGAGCAGCTGCTCCTCGTCTCCTTGGACCGCACCGGCGAGGAGTGCGTCGCGGGCCACCGCACCGCCATCGACGCCGCCGTGAAGGCCGGCGTCGGCCGCATTCTCTACACCAGCCAGATGGGCGCCGCCCACGACTCGCTCTTCCAGCCGTGCCGCGACCACGCGAGGACCGAGGACCTGCTGCGCGCCACCGGCCTGCCCTGGACCGCGCTGCGCAACGGCTTCTACGCCGCGAGCGCCCTGCAGTTCCTGGAGCCCTCCCGCCACAGCGGCGACATAGCTCTGCCCGCGGACGGCCCCGTCGCCTGGACCGGCCACGACGACCTCGCCGAGGCCACCGCCGCGATCCTCACCGACGAGGGCCGCTACGAGGGGCCCACTCCTCCGCTCACCGGTCCTGCGGCGCTCGACTTCGACGCCGTGGCCGAGCTCGCCGCTCAAGCCGCCGGGCGGCCCTTCACCCGCACCGTCGTCCCCGACGACACCTTCCGCGAGCAGGCCGTGGCGCACGGTGTGCCCGCCCCGATGGCCGACCTGATGCTGAGCATCTTCGCGGCGGCGCGAGGTGGCGAGTTCAGCGCCGTCGACCCGACGCTGACCGAGCTGATCGGCCGTGAGCCCGCCGGCTTCCGAGCCCTGCTGGACGGCTCCTGGAACGAGGTGGTTGAGGAGGTTCCAGGGCGATGA
- a CDS encoding LacI family DNA-binding transcriptional regulator: MAGRPRLKDVAEYAGVSPKTVSNVINDFEHVSDRTREAVKEAIDALGYRVNIAGRQLRQGRTGMITLAVPELDVAYFAELAGLVMAEADRRGRTVLLHRTNGVRERELAALHGFDAQFTDGVILSPLALHPRDLATRDRDLPVVLLGERPAEGGTDHVAIDNVAAAREATAHLLSRGRRRIAVVGGRARGRQGTDRLRTDGYRKALKEAGVPFDGDLVIPVDAFQWRDGARAATALLDTDPRPDALLCLNDHLALGALRALHERRVSVPGSLDVVGFDDIEASRFSVPSLTTVAPDKQEIARAAVALLLDRIDDPGGAPPRDHVVGHELIVRESTGS; encoded by the coding sequence GTGGCGGGCAGGCCAAGGCTCAAGGACGTGGCGGAGTACGCGGGTGTCTCGCCCAAGACCGTCTCCAACGTGATCAACGACTTCGAGCATGTGTCGGACCGGACCCGCGAGGCCGTCAAAGAGGCGATCGACGCGCTCGGCTACCGGGTCAACATCGCGGGCCGACAGCTGCGCCAGGGCCGCACCGGCATGATCACCCTGGCCGTGCCCGAGCTCGACGTCGCGTACTTCGCCGAACTGGCCGGGCTCGTGATGGCCGAGGCGGACCGGCGCGGCCGGACCGTGCTCCTGCACCGGACGAACGGGGTGCGCGAGCGTGAACTGGCCGCGCTGCACGGCTTCGACGCCCAGTTCACCGACGGCGTCATCCTCAGTCCGCTCGCGCTGCACCCGCGTGACCTGGCCACCCGCGACCGGGACCTCCCCGTGGTCCTGCTCGGCGAGCGGCCCGCCGAGGGCGGCACGGACCATGTCGCCATCGACAACGTGGCGGCGGCGCGCGAGGCCACCGCACACCTGCTGTCCCGGGGCCGGCGTCGTATCGCTGTCGTCGGCGGCAGGGCGCGTGGTCGGCAGGGCACGGACCGGCTGCGCACCGACGGCTACCGCAAGGCGCTGAAGGAGGCCGGGGTCCCCTTCGACGGCGACCTCGTGATCCCGGTGGACGCCTTCCAGTGGCGGGACGGCGCGCGGGCCGCGACCGCCCTCCTCGACACGGATCCGCGCCCCGACGCCCTGCTCTGCCTCAACGACCACCTCGCTCTGGGCGCGCTGCGGGCCCTGCACGAGCGGCGGGTGAGCGTGCCGGGAAGCCTCGACGTGGTGGGCTTCGACGACATCGAGGCCTCGCGCTTCAGTGTGCCGAGCCTGACGACGGTGGCCCCGGACAAGCAGGAGATCGCCCGGGCCGCGGTGGCACTCCTGCTCGACCGCATCGACGATCCGGGCGGGGCCCCACCGCGGGATCATGTCGTCGGCCACGAGCTCATCGTGCGGGAGAGCACCGGGAGTTGA